Below is a genomic region from Fusobacterium canifelinum.
GTACAAAGTGCTCTGTATATTGTATCCACTGTTGGATGATTATGATTATCTAACAGATATTGAAATATTTTCATTCTTTGATAGGAAGGTTTTATATTATGTTCTTTTAGGTAATTTCCTATATCACCTGTATGTAATTGTAATTCCATATTCTTCCCCTTTCTAAATTAATAAAAAAATATTTTTACAATCTTAACTTGATTAGTTATATATTATATTAGAACTCTTTATATGTCAAGTTATTTTTATTGATAATTAAAATCAAAACAATTTCTTTTTCATAACATATCTATGGATACCTTCCCCATATTCATCTTCTAAAAGTTTTTCTTGAGTATATCCACGTTTTTTATATAAATTTATTGCAATTTCATTTTCAGGAGCAACTGTCAACTCTATTTCTTCATAAGATAAATCTCTTAGTATTTTTTCTGTTTCATTCAATATATAGTTTGCATAACCCTTATATCTATATTTTTTCAAAGTTGATATACCATATAAAAATAAAGATTTTTTATTAAAAACTTGCATATACTCTACTATACACACTATCTTATCATTTTCTTTTATAACAAAAACCAAGCCATATCTTATAAGAGCTTTTATTATCCAAAGATCAACATTCCCATTTCCTTCAAAAGCCTCTTGCTCTATTTCTACAATTTTTTTCATCACTTCAAAATCAGGATTTTTTATATAAATTAATTCCATAATTCCTCCTTCCAACTTCATTTATTTTTTATTATAACATTAAGTAAGGGATTTCAAAAATAATAAAAATATGTGTCTAGAAAGTATTGAGGATTATTAAATTTAAAAAAATAAAAAATTTATCTAAAAGATTTATTTTATAAAAACCAATAATTTCAATACTTTATAAAAAATAGTGGACATGTTTTGAAATATTTTTCTTGTTTTTTGATAAAAAATAATATATAATGTAATTAATTATAGCATTTATGTTTTACTAAAAATATATAAATGTTATAAAATAAAAAATTTGGAGGTATGAATATGGGATTAATACGTTATATTGAAGAAAAACGTCTTGAAAGAGAAAGAGCGATTAGGAATGAAAAATTAATTGGAACAATGAAATTTCTTGCAAGCGTTGGGGCAGGATTTACACTAGGTATCCTATTTGCTCCAAAATCAGGAAAAGAAACTAGAAAAGGCATTGCTAACGCAACAAAAGAAGGTCTTAATTTTGTAAGTGAAAATCTTAATAATGCAAAAAATTATGTAAAAGATAAAGCTGCTAATATAAAAGAGGTTGTTGCAGAAAAATATGATGAACTTAGAAAAGAAACTATTCCAGAAAAAATTGAAGATTTTGAAGAGGAAGTGCAAGATACAGCTGACAATATCGAAGAAAAAGCTGAAGATGTAAAAGAAAAAGTAAAAAAATGGTAAGAAACTAGGAGGAAAATATGGTAACAATTAATTTGGATTTAATTATAAAAGTTCTTCTAAGTATAGCACTTACAATATTTTTTATATTACTTTTTGTTACATTAATAAAGATTATTTCATTTTTTTCAAAAATAAATTCTCTATTAAAGAAAAATAAAGAACAATTGGAAAAAAGTATCACTGAAATTCCTAGTCTAGTAAGAAACAGTGAAAAAATATTAGAAAATACCAATAGTAATTTAGAAAAAATAAATATTTTAGTAGAAGATATTACTAGCATCTTAAAGGTTTCAAAGAAAAATATTGTTGATAGTTCTAGTAATGTATCTACAACTTTAGAAAATATTAAAAATGTTTCTAGTAATGTTGCTGAATCTAGTAAATTTATCACTCAAAATTTTATTGATAAAACTACTGGTACTAAGAAAAATATTGGTGGTTTCATTGGTGCACTAGACACAGCCTTAGATTGTTGGGATATATTTAAAACAATATTTAAAAAGAAAAAACAATAGTTAGAAAGAGGTAAAAGATGGGAATAATAGCTTGGATAATACTAGGTGCACTTTCTGGGTGGATAGCTAGTATAATAATGGATAAAAATGCATCAATGGGAGCAATGGCTAACATAATAACTGGAATTATTGGTGCTTTTATTGGTGGAATAGTTTTTAACTTTTTAGGTGCTCAAAAAGTAACTGGTTTAAATCTTCGAGAGTGTAGAAAAAAGTCTGTAAATTATTAAAAAAAATATAGTCTTCTATGATAGAATATTAAATATCATAGGAGGCTATTTTTATGAAAGAGAAAAAAGAAGTTTACAAAGTAAAACCATTAACTGAAGGAAAGAAAAATATTATTGCTTCTTTAATTGAAGAATATGATATTAAAACTACTGAGGATATCCAAGAAGCTCTTAAAGACCTTTTAGGTGGAACTATTAAGTCTATGTTAGAAGCTGAGATGGATGAACATATTGGTTATGAGAAGTATCAGCATTCTGATGGTACTAATTATCGTAATGGAACTAAAAAGAAAAATGTTCGTTCTACTTATGGTGAATTTCAAGTTGAAGTTCCTCAAGATAGAAATTCTTCTTTTGAGCCACAAATAGTAAAAAAAAGACAAAAGGATATTTCTGAGATTGATCAAAAAATCATAAATATGTATGCGCGTGGTTTGACTACTAGACAAATTTCTGAACAAATTGAAGAAATATATGGTTTTGAATGTTCTGAAAGTTTTATCTCCAATGTTACTGATAAAGTAATAGACAAAATTCAAGATTGGCAAAATAGACCCTTAGATGAAGTATATCCAATTATCTTTATTGATGCCACTCACTTCTCTGTTAGAGAAGACAATAGAATTAAAAAAATAGCTGCTTATGTAGTATTAGGCATCTCAAAAGATGGAATGAAAGAGGTACTTAGTTTAGAAATAGGAGAAAATGAAAGTAGTAAATATTGGTTAGGAGTATTAAATGGTTTAAAAAATAGAGGTGTAAAAGACATAATGGTAATTTGCGCTGATGGGTTAACAGGAATGAAAGAAGCTATTGCTGCAGCTTTTCCACAAACAGAATATCAACGTTGTGTAGTTCATCAAGTTAGAAATACTTTAAAATATGTGTCATACAAAGATAAAAAAGAATTTTCCACAGATTTAAAGAGTATATATTTAGCTGTAACAGAAACACAAGCACTGGAAAATTTAGATAAAGTAAGTGAAAAATGGAAAGAAAAATATCCAAATTCAATGATAAGTTGGTATCAAAATTGGGATGTATTAACACCAATATTTAAATTCTCATTAGAAGTCAGAAAAGTAATATATACAACAAATGCAATAGAAAGTTTGAATAGCACTTACAAGAAATTAAATAGACAAAGAACGGTATATCCTAGTGATAAGGCGCTATTAAAGGTATTGTATTTATCAACAATGGAAGCAACAAAGAAATGGAGTCAACCATTAAGAAATTGGGGTAAAGTATATGGAGAATTTAGCATAATGTATGAGGGAAGATTTTAAGAATAAAAGAAAAGGTACTCAAAAAATGAATACCTAATCTTGACATAACAAAAATATTGTATTAATATATTAAAAAATTAACTAAATAGTTCTAATCATAGAAGACAGAGTTTACAGAAATTTTTTCACAGTCTCAAATCTTCATAGTATTTTAGTTTCTGTGGTAGGAGCTTGCATTTTAATTTGGCTACTTGGACTAATTAAGAGAAAATAAACTTTTTAAAAGAAGTGTCATAAAAAAGCTATTGCAAACTAATGATTTTTAATCATTAAATGCAATAGCTTTCTTTTTTACAAAAAGTTTAAATAATTTCTAAGATTTAGAATATAACTCTTAGTCCTAGTCCACCTCTTAGGTTTTCTCCCTTAGTATCATATCCTACATTTGCAGTTACTCCAACTCTTGTGTTGTCCAATCCAACATTTAAGTCAACTTTTACATTTCCTTTTCTGTCTTCTTTTTCTCCTCTGATGTTGAACCAATCTGCTGTTGTATCCACTACTCTCGCTTTGTTCTTACCATTAGCAACTCTTCCTAACTCATTTTCATAAGCTACTCCTAGTGTTGTCTTTAGCGCTTTCATTCCAAAGTAGTGTTTAAATCCTAATTCTGCACCTACTTCTGGTCTTACTGAGAAGTATTGATTTTGTTTTACTTCTAATTTGATTTCTCCAGATTTTTCTCTTATCTTTGATAATCTTCCATACTCTAGTTTTAATGCTGCATATGGTCTTAATGTGAAGCCTTCACTCAATCTAAATTCTTTACCTATTTCATTTCTTACTCCTATTCCATAAGTATAGTATCTTGATTTTGCATTGAATATTTCATCCACTACTAAGAATTTTCTATGCATTCTGTTACGTCCTACAAAAATGTCTCCTGATATTGTCCAATTCAAGCTATTATTATCATCAAATGGTACTGATTTTAATAATCCTACTTTCGCTTGTAACATTTGTTCTTTTGATCTTCCGATGTCTTTGAACTTAAATGTGTTATGAACTATACCTGTATACCATCCAGTACCTCTTCCTAGCTTTATGTCTTCATCTTCATGTACATAAGCTACTCCATATGCATTATTTGTATAATCTATTACTCCTGCTGTATCTGTTTTATATTCCCCTCTAGTTCCAAATGTTTTTACTTTATTTGAATCTTTAGAAGCTGTTCTCCATTCATCTCTTAGATAATCAAATTCTTTGTCTAAGATTACTCCTGTTGCATTAACTCTTTGTTGTACATTTGCATATTGGTGTCCCATCATTTCATCATAAGCTTGTATCAACAAAATTCTTTCATTATTTCCAATACTATTTAATTTTTGGAATAATTGATTTTCTCTACTTCCTAATTTTTCAACTCCATATCTTTGTTCCAAACCATCTGCAAAGTTATAAGTGTCTCTTGTTGTATTCTTATCATTTGCAAAAACAGTATAAGGGATTTTAACTAAGTATGCATTTCTTATAGTAAAATCAGGTAATTGTGTTATTGTTGCCATCCAAGTTAATGAACCTGAATAAATAGACCATTTTTCTATTCCAGATGTTCTTATCATATCATTGTATGGCTCAATCATTTTTTTACTTAATTGAATATATTTACTATTTGTATATTTTGTTGCCTCAGTTCCCACTATTAAATCTGCTTCCGTTAATCCAGCTAATTTCCCAATATTTGTTATCGGTTTTGTATAATTTATTCCAGATGTATCAATATACATTCCAACTGATGATGTAGGTATATCATTTGGACGTCTATTAGCTATTTCTTTTAACTGGATATTAGCAATTTCAGGTTTTTGTACTTTTCCATTTAGACTTATTATAGCCTCACTTGCTCCTGCTGGTGCTTTTATTTTTATTTTATCTAATCCTTCATCTCCTATAGTTTTTGATGTATCAGCTGCTTGAAGTTCTTTAATTTTTGTAGCTCCACTTCCCACTGTAATATCAAATTTTCCATAGTTCTTTATTATTGCTCCAGCCAGTAACAATCCATATCCATTTTCCGCATCTATATGTATTTTTCCACGATTATCAAGTATTCCACCAGACATAACAGCTATTCCTATTTGTTTTTTATTTCCTGTTCCAACAGTTGTTATTACTCCTGTGTTTATACCTTCTGCACCTTCTTCTATGAACATTCCTATATTTCTTTTGTTTCCACTTAGTTCAATTCTTCCATCATTCCATGCAACTGAACCTTTTCCAGTAGCATACATTCCTATACTATTTTCAGTTGTCACTTTAATTGTACCACTATTTTTTATATTCCCTGTTCCTCTTAAGACTTTATTACCTGATCCAGCTGGAACTTCTTCACTGAATCCTGCTGCCATTCCTATTCCATATTTCTTATTATCAGGATCACTGATATCAGATTTTGAAACTTTTATTTCAGCAAAATTTTCTACCAAACCTGGAGTTGTCCCTGCTGATGCACCCTTTAAATAACTATAAATTCCGACATTTCCTACTCCATTAGAAAAATCTATATTTCCACGATTTTCAGCTTTTCCTGAAACATAAAGTCCATAGTTTTCACTACCTGTTGATCTCAAATTATTGTAATTAGTTATCCTTCCTGTCCCACTTTTATCTGCTGAATAAAGAAAAATAGAATCTTTTCCTAATGTCATAACTCCAGTATTTCCAGATTTACCAGTAATTATATCATTATTTTGTCCAGTCATTACAAAGCCAAAAGAACCATCGCCTATTGAAATATTAGATGTCTCGCTTTTCAATGTTTGGTTATTTCCTGCAAGATATACAGCAACTCCTTCTTTGTTCTTTCCTAAACTTTTTCCGACTCCTAGCTTTGCTCCTTCTTTTATTTCAACTTTTCCTTCAGAAGAATATACCCCTATTCCACCATCTCCTGTTAAAGTTTCAGAAGGGGTAGCACCAGTCAAATCTAAAATAATATTTTTACCATATACAGCTATAGAGTTTTTTCCAGCAATAACTTTTCCTTTATTTTCTATGGTACTATTTAAACCATTTGCTGAATATATACCTATACTTGGACTTGTTGAGGAACTTGAATCTCCTACAGTTACTATACCTGTATTTAATACAGTATGTGGAGTTACTATTCCTTCTGAATGTACTCCGATAGATTTGTCTCCTGTTAACATAATTGTTCCTTTATTTTCTAAATTATTTATTCCTCCACTTTGAGACATTCCAAGAGCTTTCACTGAAGTACTATTAATCTTTCCTTTGCTATCATTAATAAGAGAACCATTACCTTCAATTCTCATTCCTACAGAATTAGTTCCTATTTCAATACCACCTTTATTTGTGCCAGCAGTATTGTTTTTGATATATATTCCTGAGCCATTATCTCCTATTTTTATTTTACCTGTAGTTTCATTTATAACAAATCCCCCATTTTGAGCATATAGAGCTGCTGATTTATCTCCTACTAACTCAATTTCTCCAAAATTTTCTATAGTACTTCCATTTTCAAGGTATGCTCCAACTATTTTTTCTTTTGTTGATGAAATTTTTGTTCCTGTTTTTAGAGCAGCTTGCGAACTATTCAGATTCATAAATATAGAACTGTCATTATTTAAAGTTTTCGTATTTAAATAATTAATTGCACTATCTTTTGCACTAATATATGTATAAGCATTATTAGAAGTTAAAGTTAAATTATCAGTGAAATTCTTTCCTGATTCTAAAGTTACATCCTCAAATAAATATGCTGCTGATTTTTCATCTGTTATATTTATATTTCCGGCTGTTCCTTCAAACTTAGAACCTGCGCCAGACAATTTGAATCCCACTGATTCTTTTCCTATGTCGTATCTTCCACCTGTTATATTAACTGTTGATTTTTCTGCATTTATTCCAACACTACCCTCTTTAACTGAGATATCACCACTTGAATTTAAAGTCCCATTTGTCATAAATATCCCAGTACTTCCTTTATTCAAAGAAAAATCTATCTTTCCTGTATGAGAAATCATAGAAGTTGCTGCTGGATAAGTAGTCTTATCATTATCAGCAAATATTCCAAATAGTCCTGACTTAGTACTTATGCCTTTTATCATTCCTTTATTTTCTATATTTATATTTTTCTCCCAAGTTGCAATTGAAGAAGTAATCTGATTAGTTCCCCAAATTCCAACACCATTTGTTCCTAGTTCAATTTCAGCACCTTGAGCATTTAATAGTTTTGAGTTAGAAGCTCCAAATAAGGCTACACTGTTTTCTCCTGTTCCATTTGCAGCATCCATTTTTATTTTCCCGTTATTTATTGCCTCTCCAAAATCAACAACAATAGCAGTTCCCGCTTTCTTAGAAAAATCAATTATTCCATTATTCTCTACTTTTACACTTGTACTGCTTGTTGCTCCATTAAAGTTTGCTTGAGCAATGGCTTGAGAAAGTTTTGAGCTATCAGTCCCTTTAATAGTTTTTCCTGCATCAACTTTCACATTTGAATTTATGAAGTCAACTCTATAGTATTTATCTATTGCTGCACCTGTATGATTATCTAAATTTACATCAGTATCTATAGCAAGAGACGCTTTTGTAGCTTTATATGCCTTATAATTTTGTGATGATGCAGAATCTATTTCTACATTACTTCCTAAAAAATTATTTATTACACTTGGATCTACTGTACTCAAGCCAATGTAACTTAAATTAGGGTTTGTATTGTCTAATACAAACAAAGTTGATTTATCATCCAATTTTAATTTAATTTTATTGCTTCCACTTCCATTAAACATTGCATTTAATTTTTCTGATGTTTGACCATTACTATTTCCAGGAGTCGTATCTCTGAAATAAAAAGCTGTTGCTCCATTTGTTAAATTACCTGTTACAACATTTTGATTGTTTATTTTAAATATACCGTCAGAAGTATAAGAACTTCCTGATTTAGTGTAATTATAGAATAATAGAGTCCCTGTTCCATCAGCTTCTAAAACTACTTTTTTATTAGCATCTCCACTATCTCCAAGTTGAATAGTTGCATTGTTATCAGCAAAAAGTCCCAGAGCACTTCCTTCTGCTCTTATTTTTCCTTTTTTTATTTCTGTAGTAGAAGTATTTCCGGTTGAATACAATGATATTGATTTAGTCCCTGAAGTTGAAATAGAGCCTTCTGTCATCTCAAATTTTCCTTCATGGTTATATACACCAGTTACTTTTGTTCCTTTTAATACTATATCTCCAGAATTTTTACCACTTGATTTATCATCATTAATAACCATTCCTATTGTATTATTAAGGTCTGTTGTACTATGCTTTATTCCATTTTTATTTACAACTTCTCCTCCTTTAGCTGAAAACATTCCTATTGCATTATTTGCTACTCCTGCAAAGTCTATTAATTGATTATTGGTTGCCACAGCTTTATTGGTTCCATCGCCTTTATTTGCGACCATTCCTATATTTTTTTCTCCACCAATTAAATATATTTTTCCATTATTAATAGCCTCTGGTTTAAAAGGCCCTGTATCATCTGTAGTTATTGCTCCTAAATCTACTCTCATTCCTATATTTTTATTTCCAGTAACAGTTATTCTAGCAGTTGTGTCATTAGTAATATTATCATTAGCTTTTGTTATTAAAACCATTCCTGTATTACCTTGTCCACCAGAAACATCTATAGCGCCTTTATTTTTAACTAAATCCTTATATGCTCTTATTGATTTATTTCCTGTTACAGATTCATCCTCTATTACAGCAATACCAGAAGATAAAGAATTTTGTGTTCCATTATCTCCAGTTATCTTTATTGTACCTCTATTTTCAAAAATAGATTTATGTCCTCCAGCACTTTCTAATATTCTTGATGAAAGCTTTAGTCCATAACTTTCTATTCCTCCTAACTTTATTGTTCCTTTTTCAGCATTTATTACTTCTATTCTTGTATTAGTTGAATTTTTTTGTGGTGCATATACTTGAATACCAATGGAACTTTTTCCTTTAAATGAAATTAATCCATCTTTTGTATTTGTTCCATTTACTAATCTATAGTAGTTATTATTTGGATCTGGATCATCAAATTCATGAGTTAAAATCATTCCTATTTTATATCCTACATATCCACCTTCTTTTCCTACTACAGGGTTTCCATCTTTGTCTCTTGCTTCATCAGGGGTTCTAGATACTACTATTTTTTTTGTTCCATATGCACCCTCTCCTCCTAAATTTGGTGCAAGAAATATATCTTTAGAATTAGATGGATTAGCTGTTCCATAACCTACATGTAAGCCTCCTAAACCATCTTTTCCTCTATAACCTTTTTCAGCATCATCTGTTAAAGTTCCTACATTTAGTACTTCTCTTTTCCCTGTTCCAGCATAACTTCCTCCACCATCATTTTGTATTTCATAACCTACAACAAGAGGACCTATCATATTCACTATCGCTTCATTTCTTATTGTTGCACCACCTTTTGCATTATCAAGTGTTGCTACTCTTGAACCACCAACAAGAAAATCTTGATTATTCCATTGTCTTTGATTTGCACCTGGTTGATTATCTACAATGTTTCCCCTAATAGAATCTATTTTTATATCTCCTGTAACTGTAAGAGTTCCACCACCATTTCCACTAATTCTTGTATAATCAAAATATGCTTTTAATAATGCTGAATCAAAATCTCCAATTCCACCACCAGTTTTCCATGCATATATAATTGTAGGAGAATCTCCTAAATCATTACCAGTGATTGTTTTTGTATCGCTTGTATTATAGGATTTTCCATCTCCTGTATGCCTTTGACCATTAATCACATTAGCATCATTTGCTTGTGTCATATAATTACGATATGATCCTAGCTTTATATTAAAAGTAGGTGGTTTTGGTAATTCAACTGTTATTGGATCAGGTGCAACTGGATTAAACTCTTCAATCGCTATTACTGGGGGTGTTGGTGGCACCGGAGCAGCTGGAGTACTCAAGGGTGTAACAGTATTTATTTGAATTGATGGTTGTGTTACACTAACTGGACTCTTTACAACTTCTTTAGGTTTTACTGAAGCACCCAACTCTATTTGTAATATTGGTTCTTGTAAAGTATTGGCAGCTTCTAAACCATAATGTAATCTTTGTTTTTTCATAGCTGAAGTTGTTGCTGGATTTTTAAATTTCTCTAATAGATTAGCAGCTGTTGTATATTCTTCATAAACATTGCTATCAGGAGAAATATTTCTTAAAAATAAATCTTTACTTCTTGTAAATATACCTTCAAATGGGTATTTTTCTTTCTTATCTCCTCTTCCTTTATATGTACCTCTCCAATTATTGTACATATAGTTCATTCCAAATTGCCATGATGACCATGGTGATTTTACTACTTGATCCCCTTGTTCCATCAATTGAATTAACTCTAATTTTAAGCCAGATAATCCTTTTTCATTTTCTGCTCTTGCTTGATCTATTTTTGATTGTAGACCTCCTACAGAATTTCTTAGATTTTCTCTTGATGTAGCTATTTCTTCTCTTGTTGGTACTGCTTCTGCATTATTTACTTCTTCTGAAAATGCACTTACTCCCATCATTAAAAATAATATTGCTAATCCTAGTGAATATTTTACACTTTTGTATCTCTTTACTATTGAACGTAAAGTATTTTCTACTTTATATAGATTATTATTCACTCTTTCAACCCTCCCCCTATTTATTTTCTCTTTGAACTAATTTAAATTCTACTCTTCTGTTTTGTGCTCTTCCTTCTTTTGTTTCGTTAGTCGCTATTGGTTGTTCTTCTCCCATTGCTTCTATTCCCACTATTCTATCTTCTGCTAATCCAAATTCTAGTAACTTAGCTTTTACACTTTCTGCTCTTCTTCTTGAAAGTTTAAAGTTATATGCATTACTTCCTATTGAGTCAGTATGTCCTACTATTGTTATTTCATAATTGTTTTGTTCTACAAATTCTTTTATATTAGTTAATAAATCATAATATTGTGGCTTTACATTTGATTTATCAAAATCAAAATTTAATGATCTTTCATCTAATACTATTGTCATTTCTTTTGGTGCTTCTGAATTTAATATATCTACATTCTTTAATTCTAGCGCATTTATTCTTATACTATTTTCACGCATTTGAGTTGTTGTTAAAGTTTGAACTGCTAATGCTGGTAAAGAAAATACTAATAAGAACAACATTACCATTATTGTTGTTGTTGAGTTTTTTCTCTTTCCCATTGTTTAGCCTCCTTTTCTAATGATACATATTCTTCTGCATATTCTACTTTTCCTTCTTCTATTAATTTATCTAAGTTTTCTGATGGTTTTACATATTTATGGTTTCTTAGGTAATCTTCTATCACATCTAATCTTGCTGTATTGTAGTTTACTACTTTTTGATCTGTACATGCTACTAATGATAGTACTCCTATTGCTAATATCGCTAATTTTTTCATATTCTTTCTCTCCTTTTTAATAATTTACTTTTCTTTCTAATTCCCCAACATTCTTTTCTAAGTTGTCTATCATTTCATTTGTCTTATTGTAGTTTTCAATCTTATCATTTATTTCTAACATTCTTTTCTTGATTCTTTGAACTTCTACATCCATTCTTTCTGATTCTGTCATATCTTTTTCAGATTTCTTTGGAGCTTGCGCAACTTCTTCTCCTTCTGTTACAACTACTTCTCCATTTTCTCCAACAACTTCTGTTGCTTGTGGATTTTCTTTCGCTAATCTTTCTGCTTCTTTTGCTTTTTCTGCTTGCATTTTGTCATATTCTTCTAATAATCTCTTTTTATCTGCATCATCATCTGCAAATGAAACTGAGCCTACTAAAAGTAACGCTAACATTGTTCCAAATAATATTCTATTTTTCACTTTTGCCCCCTTAGTTTTTTATTAATTTTATTATTATTTTACTTCTTCTACTGGTGTTTCTGGTTGAATTTCTGCTGGTGCTGCGTTTTGTTCGACTTGTTGTTCAGCTAGTGCTGCTTCTGCTGCAGTTCCAAGATTAACAGTTGATCTTTGTTTTTCTTCCCCCATAACCCCATAGTAGTCACTTACTTCATTTTCTTCTCTTGCTACACTTCTTACCACTCTTTCATAGAAATCTAATTTATTTAGCGCTTTCTTTCTTGTTAATTCTAATTTTTCCGCTTCTGTTTTTGGTTTTGCTTCTGCTGCTCTTTTTGCTTCAAGCATTTCATCTACATTATCCATTGATGCTATTTCGCTAGGTGACATCCCTAATTCTTTTGCTTCTGCTATAAGTTTTGCTTTTTCTGCTTCCTCTTTTTCTATTTTTTCTCTCATTCTATCTAAGATATCCATTGCTTCTTTTTGTTCTTCTGCGCTCATTGTTGTACTTGCTTCTGCTACAACAGGAGTTGCTTCTTCTGCATATGCTAAAGAAGATAATGCACATAAAAATAGAATACATTTTATATATCTTTTCATATTCTCCTCCCAATTAATTTAATACTTCTAGCAATTTTGTTAATTCTACTATTTGTTGTTCTTTGTCAGCTATTTTTTGTTCTAGTTTGTTGTAGTATTCGTCAAATCTTTTTAATAACTTTTTGTACT
It encodes:
- a CDS encoding autotransporter-associated N-terminal domain-containing protein: MNNNLYKVENTLRSIVKRYKSVKYSLGLAILFLMMGVSAFSEEVNNAEAVPTREEIATSRENLRNSVGGLQSKIDQARAENEKGLSGLKLELIQLMEQGDQVVKSPWSSWQFGMNYMYNNWRGTYKGRGDKKEKYPFEGIFTRSKDLFLRNISPDSNVYEEYTTAANLLEKFKNPATTSAMKKQRLHYGLEAANTLQEPILQIELGASVKPKEVVKSPVSVTQPSIQINTVTPLSTPAAPVPPTPPVIAIEEFNPVAPDPITVELPKPPTFNIKLGSYRNYMTQANDANVINGQRHTGDGKSYNTSDTKTITGNDLGDSPTIIYAWKTGGGIGDFDSALLKAYFDYTRISGNGGGTLTVTGDIKIDSIRGNIVDNQPGANQRQWNNQDFLVGGSRVATLDNAKGGATIRNEAIVNMIGPLVVGYEIQNDGGGSYAGTGKREVLNVGTLTDDAEKGYRGKDGLGGLHVGYGTANPSNSKDIFLAPNLGGEGAYGTKKIVVSRTPDEARDKDGNPVVGKEGGYVGYKIGMILTHEFDDPDPNNNYYRLVNGTNTKDGLISFKGKSSIGIQVYAPQKNSTNTRIEVINAEKGTIKLGGIESYGLKLSSRILESAGGHKSIFENRGTIKITGDNGTQNSLSSGIAVIEDESVTGNKSIRAYKDLVKNKGAIDVSGGQGNTGMVLITKANDNITNDTTARITVTGNKNIGMRVDLGAITTDDTGPFKPEAINNGKIYLIGGEKNIGMVANKGDGTNKAVATNNQLIDFAGVANNAIGMFSAKGGEVVNKNGIKHSTTDLNNTIGMVINDDKSSGKNSGDIVLKGTKVTGVYNHEGKFEMTEGSISTSGTKSISLYSTGNTSTTEIKKGKIRAEGSALGLFADNNATIQLGDSGDANKKVVLEADGTGTLLFYNYTKSGSSYTSDGIFKINNQNVVTGNLTNGATAFYFRDTTPGNSNGQTSEKLNAMFNGSGSNKIKLKLDDKSTLFVLDNTNPNLSYIGLSTVDPSVINNFLGSNVEIDSASSQNYKAYKATKASLAIDTDVNLDNHTGAAIDKYYRVDFINSNVKVDAGKTIKGTDSSKLSQAIAQANFNGATSSTSVKVENNGIIDFSKKAGTAIVVDFGEAINNGKIKMDAANGTGENSVALFGASNSKLLNAQGAEIELGTNGVGIWGTNQITSSIATWEKNINIENKGMIKGISTKSGLFGIFADNDKTTYPAATSMISHTGKIDFSLNKGSTGIFMTNGTLNSSGDISVKEGSVGINAEKSTVNITGGRYDIGKESVGFKLSGAGSKFEGTAGNINITDEKSAAYLFEDVTLESGKNFTDNLTLTSNNAYTYISAKDSAINYLNTKTLNNDSSIFMNLNSSQAALKTGTKISSTKEKIVGAYLENGSTIENFGEIELVGDKSAALYAQNGGFVINETTGKIKIGDNGSGIYIKNNTAGTNKGGIEIGTNSVGMRIEGNGSLINDSKGKINSTSVKALGMSQSGGINNLENKGTIMLTGDKSIGVHSEGIVTPHTVLNTGIVTVGDSSSSTSPSIGIYSANGLNSTIENKGKVIAGKNSIAVYGKNIILDLTGATPSETLTGDGGIGVYSSEGKVEIKEGAKLGVGKSLGKNKEGVAVYLAGNNQTLKSETSNISIGDGSFGFVMTGQNNDIITGKSGNTGVMTLGKDSIFLYSADKSGTGRITNYNNLRSTGSENYGLYVSGKAENRGNIDFSNGVGNVGIYSYLKGASAGTTPGLVENFAEIKVSKSDISDPDNKKYGIGMAAGFSEEVPAGSGNKVLRGTGNIKNSGTIKVTTENSIGMYATGKGSVAWNDGRIELSGNKRNIGMFIEEGAEGINTGVITTVGTGNKKQIGIAVMSGGILDNRGKIHIDAENGYGLLLAGAIIKNYGKFDITVGSGATKIKELQAADTSKTIGDEGLDKIKIKAPAGASEAIISLNGKVQKPEIANIQLKEIANRRPNDIPTSSVGMYIDTSGINYTKPITNIGKLAGLTEADLIVGTEATKYTNSKYIQLSKKMIEPYNDMIRTSGIEKWSIYSGSLTWMATITQLPDFTIRNAYLVKIPYTVFANDKNTTRDTYNFADGLEQRYGVEKLGSRENQLFQKLNSIGNNERILLIQAYDEMMGHQYANVQQRVNATGVILDKEFDYLRDEWRTASKDSNKVKTFGTRGEYKTDTAGVIDYTNNAYGVAYVHEDEDIKLGRGTGWYTGIVHNTFKFKDIGRSKEQMLQAKVGLLKSVPFDDNNSLNWTISGDIFVGRNRMHRKFLVVDEIFNAKSRYYTYGIGVRNEIGKEFRLSEGFTLRPYAALKLEYGRLSKIREKSGEIKLEVKQNQYFSVRPEVGAELGFKHYFGMKALKTTLGVAYENELGRVANGKNKARVVDTTADWFNIRGEKEDRKGNVKVDLNVGLDNTRVGVTANVGYDTKGENLRGGLGLRVIF
- a CDS encoding OmpA family protein; translation: MGKRKNSTTTIMVMLFLLVFSLPALAVQTLTTTQMRENSIRINALELKNVDILNSEAPKEMTIVLDERSLNFDFDKSNVKPQYYDLLTNIKEFVEQNNYEITIVGHTDSIGSNAYNFKLSRRRAESVKAKLLEFGLAEDRIVGIEAMGEEQPIATNETKEGRAQNRRVEFKLVQRENK
- a CDS encoding FAD-I family protein — protein: MKNRILFGTMLALLLVGSVSFADDDADKKRLLEEYDKMQAEKAKEAERLAKENPQATEVVGENGEVVVTEGEEVAQAPKKSEKDMTESERMDVEVQRIKKRMLEINDKIENYNKTNEMIDNLEKNVGELERKVNY